A genomic region of Homalodisca vitripennis isolate AUS2020 chromosome 5, UT_GWSS_2.1, whole genome shotgun sequence contains the following coding sequences:
- the LOC124361722 gene encoding uncharacterized protein LOC124361722, which yields MKMETPHENSSASSEGTEKLTIAFTESARMSSSESSSLESTSSSESSSSYSSGSWTSQISMTSVYSMLEDMNRKDITTGYMPVWRSMSFTEGTKVRALEYFRLHSIYQFFSFLMSQLLVNAPPEPIPFLVSLLDHCLQYRDGGGNPPLLFENRHVQNLYTALDPLEDGHITYKQYLVGMKTLGLTKFEIWPVSKITLDASIDKSTFIFEAEKALLNQLDRLLGKHRQTHLTINVTEIVVKIVYIVIKMEKKLIQIQKRWRIKKKKKKEMNFRSKHLFE from the coding sequence ATGAAAATGGAAACACCCCACGAGAACTCCTCTGCATCCAGCGAAGGAACCGAGAAGTTGACTATAGCTTTCACAGAGTCGGCTCGCATGTCTAGTTCTGAATCGAGTTCTTTAGAGTCCACGTCGTCTTCAGAGAGTTCCAGCTCTTACAGTTCAGGCTCATGGACATCTCAGATCAGCATGACGAGCGTGTACTCTATGTTAGAAGATATGAACAGGAAGGACATTACTACTGGGTACATGCCGGTGTGGCGCTCCATGTCCTTCACGGAAGGAACTAAAGTACGCGCACTCGAGTACTTCCGGTTACATTCCATATATCAATTCTTCTCCTTCTTGATGTCTCAGCTACTCGTCAACGCTCCTCCTGAACCCATCCCTTTCCTGGTGTCTCTCCTGGATCACTGCCTCCAGTATCGAGATGGTGGCGGCAACCCTCCTCTTCTGTTCGAGAACCGCCACGTCCAGAACTTGTACACCGCCTTGGATCCCCTGGAAGACGGCCACATCACCTACAAACAGTATCTGGTCGGCATGAAAACCCTGGGGCTCACCAAGTTTGAGATCTGGCCTGTCAGCAAGATAACTCTTGATGCGTCTATCGATAAGAGTACGTTCATTTTTGAGGCTGAAAAAGCACTTTTGAACCAGTTGGACCGGTTGTTGGGTAAACACCGACAGACACATCTCACGATAAATGTTACGGAGATAGTAGTGAAAATAGTGTACATAGTGATCAAAATGGAGAAGAAGTTGATACAGATTCAGAAAAGATGGCGGatcaaaaagaagaagaagaaggaaatGAATTTCAGGAGCAAACATCTATTTGAATGA